A genomic stretch from Plasmodium brasilianum strain Bolivian I chromosome 9, whole genome shotgun sequence includes:
- a CDS encoding armadillo-interacting protein AIP has product MDKLTDSLTNENMNEVFISYNDMIQDNASETCVESYQDLNEFLENSDESNFQYSNESENSSIYNTYSTDEKHIPIYSYVSNNFITKKERKYKKCYTASFINNMNSVENFPFKSYGNMITGTDKTKKIDNFQWKPLGKNVPEISLLNMSYKKAWDIGKEGCNGLLIKNIFESYKKKKLHYIVLDGTNIENFLTVYSHTYQETIKGVNPSVLKQFSFYDIEDAYFIYDIKSIHIFRKMKHKEKEKTVILKGLNDNFFNAILVCMNEIIHYLNFVNFKRMMNKSNTKKKKNEELDETTYFVKSARNENNVYNNNIKDVISYNKKKKKINDTYINGESNNKNCENNIVNLGNKNINCNKENKNDFPTILSSNNIEEFGYEYIKDIIKNEEKKLYETDKMYINSNDEYSSHTSDSMSQ; this is encoded by the exons ATGGACAAATTAACGGACTCGttaacaaatgaaaatatgaatgAAGTTTTTATTTCCTACAATGATATGA TACAAGACAATGCAAGTGAAACATGTGTGGAATCGTACCAAgatttaaatgaatttttagaaaattcGGATGAATCCAATTTCCAGTATTCAAATGAAAGCGAAAATTCAAGTATTTATAACACTTATTCTACAGATGAAAAACATATTCCAATTTACTCTTATGTTAGTAATAATTtcataacaaaaaaagagagaaaatataaaaaatgttatacagctagttttataaataatatgaacag TGTTGAGAACTTCCCGTTCAAAAGTTATGGAAACATGATCACTGGTACAGATAAAACAAA AAAAATAGACAATTTTCAATGGAAACCTTTAGGGAAGAACGTTCCCGAAATTTCGTTGTTAAATATGTCTTATAAAAAGGCCTGGGATATAGGAAAAGAag gTTGTAATGGATtgcttattaaaaatatatttgaaagttataagaaaaaaaaattgcactACATCGTGTTAGACGGCACTAATATAG aaaattttttaacagtGTACTCTCATACATATCAGGAAACTATAAAGGGTGTAAACCCCAGTGTATTGAAACAGTTCAG TTTTTATGATATAGAAGACgcctattttatatatgatattaagAGCATTCACATATTCAGAAAGATGAAAcacaaagaaaaagagaaaacaGTTATCTTAAAAGGATTGAAcgacaatttttttaacgcCATTTTAGTGTGTATGAAtgaaataatacattatttaaattttgttaacTTCAAAAGAATGATGAATAAATctaatacaaaaaagaaaaaaaatgaagaattagATGAGACAACTTATTTCGTTAAATCGGCtagaaatgaaaataatgtttataataataatataaaagatgtGATatcttataataaaaaaaaaaagaagataaatgatacatatataaatggagAAAGCAATAATAAGAATTGTGAGAATAATATTGTAAATCTCGGTAACAAGAACATTAATTGtaataaagaaaacaaaaatgatttCCCCACAATTTTATCATCTAATAATATTGAAGAATTTggttatgaatatataaaagatataataaaaaatgaagaaaaaaaattatatgaaactGACAAAATGTACATTAATAGCAATGATGAATACTCATCTCATACATCCGACAGCATGTCACAGTAA